The genomic interval TTTAAATAGTtacagtgtggatgttttttcaagattcaagattcaaaggtttttatggTCAATTTCACCGTACATGCGAGGACATACAGGAAAaccgagatgctgtttctctcttcaaaCTCTTAGAtagcaacatttaaatataaaatgacaataaaatacagtaagaaacagcctatgtacacagtgcaggtagtgcagtgttGTGACAACTTAAAATGGACATATGTAAATGAATgatagtgcaaatgatattttGACATTGAGCCTTGCACCTATTTTGAATACAACTGGAATAGTTCATGTTAACATGCAGtggtgtgtccagaggggttgccaagggtggcactggcaccccttgaaatccaattggccaccccaaaatcctaaactatgattggctttttgccttgtcagaggtggggtttctgttacaatctataatttgggatgagttaaaaggctgacagtagatgtCTTTAtcagtgccctcaaatgtgactttgaaaaaacgtcttttgtaagtccttaaagaattaagcttagaagatgtatgccactttgtcatgttttttttttaagtcaaaaggaatataacaactgtttaatactttaatgaaagtaggttgtgaagacataaattatttgtaaatgcactggccacccctgcctatgtgagagcctcagttgggccacccaggttaaaaagttctggacacgcccctgtttACATGGAGTTATTAATGGTAAACAATGGTTGAACAAATGTCATGAAACTGTTGCATGCATCCTTAAGAGCAAACTAACACTAACTTTTAAGGATGCATGGATTACTAGAGAAGCTTTGGGCCTTGCACCTATTTTGAATACAACTGGAATAGTTCATGTTAACATGCAGTGGCATGTCCAGAGGGGttgccaagggtggcactggcaccccttgaaatccaattggccaccccaaaatcctaaactatgattggctgtttgccttgtcagaggtggggtctCTGTTACAATCtgtaatttgggatgagttaaaaggctgacagtagatttctttattagtgccctcaaatgtgactttgaaaaaacatcttttgtaagtccttaaagaattaagcttagaagatgtatGCAACTTtgtcgtgttttttttttaagtcaaaaggaatttaacaactgtttaatactttagtGGAAGTAGGCTGTGAAGACATAAATTATTTGTAAAtacactggccacccctgcctatgtgagagcctcagttgggccacccaggtcaaaaagttctggacacacccctgtttACATGGAGTTATTAATGGTAAACAATGGACACATGTTGAACAAATGTCATGAAACTGTTGCATGCATCCTTAAGAGCAAACTAACACTAACTTTTAAGGATGCATGGATTACTAGAGCAGCTTCGGTCCAAatcaaactcacacactgacatgaagTCTGCAGCTTTGTGAAGCTGTAAGCACAGTGGTGTTTTGAGCTAACAGGTTATGCAAGCAAACATGACATCCCATTCATCTGGGCTGAGTCACTCAACTGAGCCTACAAACAGTTGCAGATCATACTGAACACAGCAGAGCTGAGGATGATAAAAATGGAGTTAGTTTCTTATCAAATGATGGCACTGGTTCAAATGTGCTGTGATTGCTAAAGTTATTGTGACAGATCATCTGAAGACCATTAAAGTCTGGACAAATATCAGTAATCTGTTCATTTATTGGTGATACTGTTTCTAGAACAACCAGACTGATGTCACCACCCCCTGATCAACATCACAAGCATGGCTAAAAACTATCCAATGAATGAAATCAACAATCCACTTGTCTTTCAGATAATCTACAAGATAAAGAAGGGGTCCGTGCCCGATGAATCAGGGGCGGTGATCCTCACTTCCGAGCAGGTGTGCCAGCGCATCTTTCAAGAGGTGGATGTGAACAACGATGGTATGTTGACTGCACACTCAAAAAATAAACCAAACCCTCCAAAGAATCAGGTTCTCCTGATGTGAATCTGCACGAATACTTCATCCaaagctgctctgtttgtgctgcaggtCAGATCACCCTGGAGGAGTTTGTGGAGGGGGCTCAGAGGAGTGCGTGGCTGCAGGGCTTCCTAAAACTTGATATCAATCCCAATGGATATGTCCAGAAGTACATGTGTGACCGGAAGCTGGAAGCTGGCAAGGACTCATGAAGGGGGTCGATTTATTCAGACAAGCCAAGTGGAAAGGAACCTGCTGGTGAACTGTGAGCCCACAGTGTGTGAGAAGACTCATCATGCCTTCACTGAGATgccactgtgctgactctgtcGGTTCACCTTCCAATGGTCATGATGATCCTGCTCACTGGGAACGAATCAAGAGCTTGTCCAGATACAGGACATCTGTGGAGTTCAACCAACTTTGTGGCCTCACATTGCTTTGAAATAATTGTTCCATGTTTTTGTACATGATTTTAAATACATCCTCGAACTATAGCCATCAGCAGCAGACTGTGTGGCATTGCATTTTCCAAGAGCTACAAGAGATCAGTCTCATGTTTGATGTATTTGTCTCATTTGGAAACATATAGATTACATAACTAAGAAACAGAGGCTGCCTGTTTAAAGGGGTCTTAAAGCAACAGAGCAAAGCCCATCCAGGAAGTTCGTGACCGTGCAAGAGAAGAGACTTAAAAGGTCAAAGATGGATTTTCAAATTCACAACACTGGTATAAAGCCATGCCTTTAAAGGTTTGCAACACGCCAAGTTATTAACATTATCAGGTAACTTGGAAAACTCCTTAAAGTGGTGAAGTGGCCCTTTAAATTAAGGGCTAAGCAAATATCAATAAACATTAAGTGTCAGTACTGCTTCAGTAATGGTTAAGCCATGcaaaatattctttaaaaagTCAGCATGGTATTAAACTTTGCCTTTTTTGCACGACTGAGTGACACATTGAAACGATGACGATGACTCATCGGGTGATTTTTGTTCATGTTGATGTTTGACGGCAGCCATGATGTTTGCTGCGTCATTAATACAACATGTTAGATCATTTTAAGGTTTAATTCTGAATTGTTGATTGCATTCATTTATGACATATAATGTGTATAATGCCAATGATGACTGATATGATATACAGCATTAAAATATATACACTCGAGTCCTTTCACCTTCTTTATTGTTATGCAAAATGTGACAAAGATGTTATATTTGTAGAATCAGGAGAACATGTTGTTAATAGTGTAATATTTCAATAGACACAGATTTAATGTATCACATAAATGACTTCAAAGATGTTGCATTGGGGATCATTTTGCTGCTGGTCAGTCGGTAATGTTTTGTCACTTTGCATCTCACAGGTGAGGAATAATCCTCTCCTCAGCTCAAGAGAAAGATAATCCCACCCTGACAAGtatttaaaatcacagttaTAGCACGCACAAGCTTAAAGAAGATGACATAACATCATTGATAACCGATCATAAGGTTTGaagaaagtttgaatgaatgtctGTGCAGTTTGGTAAGAAGCTTTTGTATGCAGTACGACCACGTCTTAATTGAACCGTTTTGGTGTATCTGGACTTTCTCGTGCCACTTCCTGTCCTCCAGACATCACAGTTTCTCTTGGCAATCACCTGAAATACATTACCCATGGTAAACTATGTGAAATTTGCATCCTTTTGTATTCCATGATATAATATCAAATATTTCCTGATGCTGGCTGCATGACAGATCAACAAGGAGCATTTCTGCACTATTTTTTCCACTTTAAGCATGCCTCAAGCAAAATTGAATGGTTATCTTCAGCAGATTAAAGCACTGTAACAGGTTCAACCTAATGCAATTCACCAAAGTTGCATTTTAGTGTCAGGcctgtagattttttttttgcaacatgcTGTCTGCCTGTGATTGATCATCTGAAATCAGTCCTCCTCAGCATGCTGATGTTTTCAAAGTCCAGAGCAACCAGAGTTTTAATCTTTGTGCAAAATCTTTAGAGGAATGCCTTTTACATTGGTAAAACTGGTGAATTGGTAAAAATTTCTACTCTTACATGTGCTCAAGTTCTTCCAGCTGTTCCACAAATGCTGTAATTTTAGCAAGAGAGACCACAATGCATTGGAGCTGCAGCTGTGGAGAATCAAGATGGTGTCCATCTTCAAATACCTGGGCCTGCATATCTccagggctgcacggtggtgcagtgggtagcgctgttgcctcacagctagaaggttcctggttcaaatccctggccgggcgggtgcctttctgtgtggagtttgcatgttctccccgtgcatgcgtgggttctctccgggttctccggcttcctcccacaatccaaaaacttgctcaggttgattgatcactctaaattgccccgtaggtgtgagtgtgtgcatgaatggttgtctgtctctctgtgttagccctgtgataggttggcgacctgtccagggtgtaccctgcctttcgcccgaagccagctgggataggctccagccccgcgtgacccctaacgggataagcggtcaagataatggatggatgcataTCTCCAGTGACCTCATGTTTGGTATGGGAACTGCTCTGTGGCAGACAGGAAGGTCGCTTATGTCAACAGGTGCAGAGGCAGGTTGTTAAACGTGTTATGATGGACCACACCCACCTGGCACATGATCTGTTCACCCTCCTCCCCTCAGACAGAAGGCTGCACAGCCTCAGAACAAGAGCAATAAGGCTACAGTGCAGCTTCTCCTCAGACGCTGTGAGAGTCAACCTGAGTCTGTTCTCTGCACTTAACTGTGACTGCAAATACTTCTGCACTTTTCTTGAAACATGCTGatttttaactatgttttctatgtatttattaaagGCTGATCAACCCGAGTAACATTTTTAGTCCCTTCACGTTTTAACATGtttcaatgacaataaagtgaaccttgaaccttgatgTAAAGATAAGACTTGGAACTCCAGCTCTTTAGAGAACTGTTTAATCTTTGATTTGGGAAGCAATAGGTTCTGTATTTCACTTCCTTAACTCTGTGTTGCTTCCTGGTGGCTTACGTCATTACCTAACCATCAGGCAGAACTCACTCTTCAACACACTTCCTGAAGAAGACACGCGAGAACAGATCTGCCCCACAGACAACAAAATGCTCCCCCTAAACGGTAAACAACCTaagatttattttcattcttgttGTTGGCTGTCTGTTCATAGTAGGTAGTGTTggcctttgtgtttttttggtgcAAGACAAAGCCTCAGAAAGACAGATCTCTTCAATAGGACATATTGCACAATATCATGTAGGACTCTTACTTCTGTTTAATCAATgaataaagctttatttttagcattaaagtgattgaaaacaagaaaaaagcagagaacaacaataaaatatatgtaataaaataagttaaagcatcaaaataactgTAGGAATATAAagagttaaaatcaatacataaaaAGGGGTAATGATAAACATTTGAAGATACggctgctgacctcaggtccatcagaactgtctccacttttgaaaaaagactgaaaacatatttattttctcaagtgtatgaatgatataatgactgttgtgactggatgcatgtgcagcaacacttgctgtttgtttgagtgctgtgtctgatgtatgttttgggtgtattatttgtttattttttttggaaaaatgtttttatgtttttaattctctatGTAAAGCACATCAAACTTACGTGTAATGaattgtgctttataaataaaattgctattgctattgctgTAAAATATAGTccctaaaaaaatcaataaaactgacaagacaaataatacaaaacatatagttaaaaataaacaaaataataaaacaactttaaaggtgacatatcatgcaaaatggactttttaatggttctctacctgaaatatgtgtccctgtctacaaaccccccgagaatgaaaagaatccattctgcccctgttctgatttctccacctttctgtaaatgtgtgtgaaacgagccgtttcagacttccgtgtttttgttacgtcacaacaatatccggtctgtcacagagtcagagctcggcgcttgttcagcccatagactgtttaaaatacaactcaacccctcctctgtttttcattccctgcacacatgtgtgctaacaaggagcttaggagggaggcatgctagttgtaggctgtcttaataaacacaaaggtcgctttgactccccacgtctgcagatttgaagatccagtggatgatttgtatttatcatggataagtgctagcgctagttagcatagctacatagctacatgttcatagctgtagctgtagctgtgtaccaagacacacgtcaacatactgacaaataaaacaacaagaaacacagaatctgtgaccaatccttcagaaaggtcccactgcctttctggcagaggtcggttttactcctcacgtctgcagatttgaagatctagtggatgattttgatttgtcatggaaaagtgctagctctaattagcatagctacatagctacatgttcatagctgtagctgtagctgtagctgtgtaccaagacacacgtcgacatactatcaaaataaaacaacaagaaacactaagtctgtgaccaatccttcagaaaggtcctcctgcctttctggcagagctcggttttactccccacgtctgcagatttgaagatctagtggatgatttttatttatcatggaaaagtgctagcgctagttagcatagccacatagctgcatgttcgtagctgtgtaccaagacacacgtcgacatactgataaataaaacaacaagaaacactaaatctgtgaccaatccttcagaaaggtcctgctgcaggcgcctctccgtcaggatcagattctggatcagattcagagggttgaagtaacacgggtctgtgagcagccgtgtatattcagccaacatgtaaacattagatcaacgtgccggagagccgagggcacatccacttcctgagggggcgtggtcagagagaaaacagagtgttctgaggaggactgaagaagagggtttttcaggcagaccaaaatctgatttcaaatgtttttttgaccaatatatattgatgaaaaaagcgt from Notolabrus celidotus isolate fNotCel1 chromosome 3, fNotCel1.pri, whole genome shotgun sequence carries:
- the LOC117810678 gene encoding guanylyl cyclase-activating protein 2-like — its product is MELLMIIYKIKKGSVPDESGAVILTSEQVCQRIFQEVDVNNDGQITLEEFVEGAQRSAWLQGFLKLDINPNGYVQKYMCDRKLEAGKDS